aaagagaaaaagttgGAAACTTTTATCACATGCAAATCAAAATTACGTTTTATTGGAATGCATGATGAGTGATGTTGATGTGTTTGGACCTTTTAGTTTTCATAAAGCTTTCGATAATTCCTGTCATATTAATATTTTGGCTTTTATTAGACTGGTTTTTACTCTTGCATGTGGAAGATATACATATAGGCAGCTAATAGGATTGGAATGGTGGTCAAATATTTAGAAATTTATCTTTGATTTGGGTTATTTCTGAGTGAAAATTACTCAATATCTTCCTTTTGATGGGCAGCTTTGATGTCAGACAAACCAAACTGAATCTGCATCTCTTTTACAAGGAAGTCACTCTCAGGGGAGGCTTTAATCAGGTTTTCTAATGACTTGCTAATGTTTACCTATTTATTcagtgaaaaagaaaagtgaCTTCGTGACCATGTCATTTTAGTATCTTATATCCTGAAAAGTTTGCTACTGAATTGTGTTGTTCTTGGCCTCgtggaatttgattgatatcttgTTGCATTTCCAGGTGAACAAAGATAGGAGATGGGATGAGATTGCATCCTCTTTGAAATTGGATGGGAGGAATCTCAATTATCCAGATATTCTTCTAAAGCTTTATGCACTCTTTCTGTTTCATTATGAACAGATTTACTTTTATAGGGGACCTGAGAAAGTGGCTTCAACACCAGGTATAGGAGCTAATCCGATAGCTTAGCCAAGCCTTCTGGATACTACCATTTATATGTTTGGCAAAATCTACGCTAAGTGTGTGGTGTTAACTGCTTAGAAGTTTTTGGTTTCAATTAGATTTGCATCTACTTTCTTGCACATAAGAAATAAGTTGAGTGTATTTTAGAGCTTATGAGGTTGAAATTTGCAGATCTCACTATTGATATTGAGGATAGCCCCCGAATGGAAATGAAGTGCACCAATCATTCATCTCAAATGGTAACAAATGTTGAAGATGGGCCTGGAGAGAAGAAGATGCTCAAGGAGAGCTGTTCTCAATCAATGTCGACAGGTATATACGGTATTGTCGCCATTTCTTTTACTTTGTAGATTAGTCGTCATGTTGCAATTGCACACTGAGCTGTTATAATTTAACCTGATATTGCATATAGGCTAACAGTGCTGATTGTTTCTCTTTATAATGAACAAAGACCGAAGTGCGATGTTAGGTGATTTTATAGCTTACTGAGCTTATTGTTAACCCCTTGTATTTCAAATGAGTAGGTTCGGCGTCTGCAGAAAAACAATCAGCACCAGAAGCAGAACAGAAGCATATCCCCCAGCTGCACTCAGAGAAAGAAGAGATATGGACAAAAGATATGCACTCATCGGCAGAAAACCAACTAGCAGTACCCGAAGCAGCACAGGAGCAGACCCCCAAGCTGCACCCGAAGAAAAAAGAGATGAGGAAAAGAGGTTCAGCATCAGCTGAAAAACAGTTGGCTGTACCCAGGAAAAAAGGGATGAAGAAGCCAGGTGCTCGACAAGGGATACGCAGTGGTTACCACATCTTTATCAAGACAGAATGTgggagattaaaaaaaattcaatctaaTAAAGGCCAGAATCTCCGACAACTGGCCAATGATGCATGGAATCAGCTATCTGAGGCTGAGAAACAGGTACAATTCCCTCTACATTAATTTCTTTCCCTGTTGTTACAGCAGTCCCTAATCAATTTGTGTATTTAGTCACTTAAGTTGTACCCCATTTACATGCATGATGACATGCTACCTATTAATCTAGAGGTGTGTTGGGTTTGAAACCAAACTTGTAGCACACATAGTGGGAGTGTTGAGTACTAGTATTCACGATCTCCATGCGTTGAGGACAATCAGTAATTTATCATCAAGGAGCGGACTATGTTAAGTAGCAAGAATAACAGAAAAAGGTTGATTATTGCTGCTAATTTTTCTACTGATGTTCAATCTCGGAGTGCTCATATGTCTATAAAAGTTGCTCTCTTTTCCTTGCAGCCCTTCCTTGAGCAAAGTATCAAGGAAAAGGAAAGCTTAGCTAACAAAGTGGCTGTTGATGATGAACAAAACCATGTCATGGAAAGTGCTGATTTGGAGAACAAGCAGGCTTCGCCGGATGGTGACTACCATGTGATTTTGGATCCAAGTGATGCAGAAAAATCTATTGAGGTAAATTAATCATCAGTCGACCCAATAGTACAAACAGAGTACTGGGATAACTCATGGAGATAACTTGGGAGCGactaattttcaaaaatatgGAAGGTGCTTTTGTATCCATGGGGAGATGGATTCTTGTACATATCCTATGGGCCTATGGAAATTTTATTGCATATGGATGTTGTAGGAGTTTCTGTATAGTTTGTTAACGTGTTCCCCTCTTAACTAATGACTGTGCTAGCCTCTAGGCTAATATTTTTGCTGGTAAGGCATCTGCAATGGCATTTGAATCTGTCCTCGGAGGTTTAATCCATTCAAGCACATCTTTTGCAGTATAATCTGCCTTCTTTCAGTTGCAATTTTTCTTGTAGTACAGAAGAATATAGGGCTTAATTCGGTTGCTCATCGATCCACCCCTCTTGGTTTATGAAATTAGTTGTGTTCGTTAAATTCATCAGTTCCTGATCAGAAAACTGCTTCTCCCACTTAACACGGTGATACATCTTTGCTCCAGGTCCACTGCAGTTTTGCTTCTGAATATGTGATTAAGTCCCTATTcggaaaaacagaaaacaaggaAGGATTAGACAACAGAATTGAACTGCttgaacaaaaattcaaacatgaAAGGAGAAACTTACTCACAAACAACACTCCACGAGGGTAATTCCTTCTTGGGTATAATATATATCTTTCCTATATGTCCtggcaaacaaaacaaaacacatatgtAGCTGAATGTATCATTGATTCAGGTAATGTTAGAAACTGAATAGGACAAAAAGCTACAAGGATTGTTACCTCGTTCATTGACTGGCCATTGCCCCAAGTGAAGTCTATAGCACCTGCAACATGGGAATTATAAATATAGTGACAACCTTTGGCATCACTTAACGTGTCTAGCAAGCTAATGAAACTACGCACTGGCACACTGACAGAAACTTGCTTTGTCCCCGGCAATGGCAGCCCCGGTGCGCATGTAACTTTCCTCGCTTCGATATCCATTTCCAGAAGAAGTATTATATGTATTTCTACCAGGATCAAAGTAATAATTATtagtaaaaagtaaaatttaacTACTTAAGGCTAAAGAAGGTGACAGTAACTCAAAGCATCATACATTCATACTTAACCTTGAATGTTACATAACGTGCAGTGAAATTATCTGCCTGCAACTAAAACGAAggatttctaaaaaaaaaaaaaaaaaaaactttgccaGCATCTCCATATTCGATCGGGGTTATTTAGACCATTCAGGTCTCTTTCAAGTATAATGTATGGTTTGTCTCGAGGGATTACAACCTTCTCGCAAAAACACATCAGTATGAGTAATTAGAGTTCGAAATCTATCACGCAGCTTAAAAATGAAATCTTTTTATAACTTACATGTAGGTACCGGAGTTAATGAGAATTGAGTCATAACTATGATGACCTTTGTCTTTCTGATTAGATTACTTGCCTAATAGAGTTTATCAAATTTAATTATCCATTTAAAGCctgaccaaaagaaaagaatcatTCTCCCCTAATTGTATGATTTCTGTTTCTGTGGTTTTGACCACATTTTCCATCTTTTCAGAGAACCAAACACTTGaccaaaaaacaaattaaaagaattagCTAAAGAACAAATTGAGGATAAGCATGTCGTGCAGTTCAAAACCTACAAACGACATGACTTATCAATGACATTATCGCTTTATCTTCAGTGATACGTAATCTGCACCTTAGCCTAGACCGGATAGAGCAGAGCAAACATGAacacaaccaccaccaccaccacaaaccTTCCTCATCACATCAAACCAAAGGAAGCCTCACCAGAAACCAAACCTACCTTCAAGCTCTCCCAGAAAACAATCCTAGACATCTTGAGCACAAAATGCACCACTTCTCTACAAAACCTCAAGCAAGCCCATTGTGTTGTCCTGAGGTCAGGCCACTTTCAAGACCATTATGTAGCAGGCACCATACTAAAATGCTATGCAAGTCCTCACTTCAACGACTTTGGGTTTGCtttgaaggtgtttgataaTGTGTGGAGGCCAAATGTGTTTGTTTGGAACATTATGATCAAAGGGTGTGTGGAGAACTATGAGGCACTGCAAGCTATTTCATGTTATTGTAAGATGGTGGATATGAATTCCAGGCCTAACAAGTTCACCTATCCCATGTTGTTCAAGGCCTGCAGATTAGTTCAAGCAGTGGAGGAAGGTCTCCAAATTCATGCACATGTGGTGAAGCAGCAGCTTAGTGAAGATGGGCACATAAGAAGTGCTGGGATTCAAATGTATGCGTCTTTCGGGCTTGTGGAGGAGGCAAGGAGGATATTGCTAGACAACGCGGCGTCGTCTGATGTTGTTTGTTGGAATGCAATGATTGATGGGTACATGAAATGTGGGGATGCAGAAGCAGCTAAGGAGTTGTTTGATAAGCACATGCCAATTAAGAATGTTGGGTCTTGGAATGCAATGGTGAGTGGTTTTGCTAAGTGTGGGAGGTTGACAGATGCAAGGgcggtgtttgatgaaatgattgagagaGATGAGATTTCTTGGAGTGCTATGATTGATGGTTATGTGCAAGGAGGGTATCACAAGGAGGCATTGGAAGTTTTCAATGAGATGCAAAAGGAGAAGATTGTTAGTCCAAGGAAATTCGTATTGTCGAGTGTGTTAGCTGCTTGTGCCAATGTGGGAGCACTTGATCAAGGAAAGTGGATTCATGGTTATATTAAGAAGAACTCAATTCAGGTGGATGCACTACTGGGGACTGCTTTAGTTGATATGTATGCCAAATGTGGGAGGCTTGACATGGCATGGGAAGTGTTTGAAAATGTGAAACAGAAAGAGGTTTCGACATGGAATGCCATGATTGGTGGGCTTGCTATGCACGGCCGAGCAGATGATGCATTGGATGTTTTCTTCAAGATGCAAGGGAATAATTTGGAACCAAATGGGATTACTTTTCTGAATGCTCTAAGTGCTTGTGCTCATGGGGGTTTTGTTGATGAAGGTCTTACAATTTTCAGTTCTATGAAGGAAATGTATGGTATGGAGGCTGAGGTAGAGCACTATGGTTGTGTGGTTGATATGTTTGGAAGGGCAGGACTTTTGGAAGAGGCAGAGCAGGTTATAAATTCAATGCCAATTGAACCTAGTGCAGCTGTTTATGGTGCCCTGTTAGGCGCTTGCAGG
Above is a genomic segment from Rosa chinensis cultivar Old Blush chromosome 3, RchiOBHm-V2, whole genome shotgun sequence containing:
- the LOC112195078 gene encoding high mobility group B protein 9 isoform X2, with amino-acid sequence MPMKNVREDTRDSQISGFSEFSKPQCSGKLINPNEPNSGFQGKIMFDSSDSESFYERLGKLNESLGYNLVFDVRQTKLNLHLFYKEVTLRGGFNQVNKDRRWDEIASSLKLDGRNLNYPDILLKLYALFLFHYEQIYFYRGPEKVASTPDLTIDIEDSPRMEMKCTNHSSQMVTNVEDGPGEKKMLKESCSQSMSTGSASAEKQSAPEAEQKHIPQLHSEKEEIWTKDMHSSAENQLAVPEAAQEQTPKLHPKKKEMRKRGSASAEKQLAVPRKKGMKKPGARQGIRSGYHIFIKTECGRLKKIQSNKGQNLRQLANDAWNQLSEAEKQPFLEQSIKEKESLANKVAVDDEQNHVMESADLENKQASPDGDYHVILDPSDAEKSIEVN
- the LOC112195078 gene encoding high mobility group B protein 10 isoform X3, translating into MPMKNVREDTRDSQISGFSEFSKPQCSGKLINPNEPNSGFQGKIMFDSSDSESFYERLGKLNESLGYNLVFDVRQTKLNLHLFYKEVTLRGGFNQVNKDRRWDEIASSLKLDGRNLNYPDILLKLYALFLFHYEQIYFYRGPEKVASTPDLTIDIEDSPRMEMKCTNHSSQMVTNVEDGPGEKKMLKESCSQSMSTGIYGSASAEKQSAPEAEQKHIPQLHSEKEEIWTKDMHSSAENQLAVPEAAQEQTPKLHPKKKEMRKRGSASAEKQLAVPRKKGMKKPGARQGIRSGYHIFIKTECGRLKKIQSNKGQNLRQLANDAWNQLSEAEKQRCVGFETKLVAHIVGVLSTSIHDLHALRTISNLSSRSGLC
- the LOC112195078 gene encoding high mobility group B protein 10 isoform X1, with the protein product MPMKNVREDTRDSQISGFSEFSKPQCSGKLINPNEPNSGFQGKIMFDSSDSESFYERLGKLNESLGYNLVFDVRQTKLNLHLFYKEVTLRGGFNQVNKDRRWDEIASSLKLDGRNLNYPDILLKLYALFLFHYEQIYFYRGPEKVASTPDLTIDIEDSPRMEMKCTNHSSQMVTNVEDGPGEKKMLKESCSQSMSTGIYGSASAEKQSAPEAEQKHIPQLHSEKEEIWTKDMHSSAENQLAVPEAAQEQTPKLHPKKKEMRKRGSASAEKQLAVPRKKGMKKPGARQGIRSGYHIFIKTECGRLKKIQSNKGQNLRQLANDAWNQLSEAEKQPFLEQSIKEKESLANKVAVDDEQNHVMESADLENKQASPDGDYHVILDPSDAEKSIEVN
- the LOC112191652 gene encoding pentatricopeptide repeat-containing protein At5g66520; its protein translation is MNTTTTTTTNLPHHIKPKEASPETKPTFKLSQKTILDILSTKCTTSLQNLKQAHCVVLRSGHFQDHYVAGTILKCYASPHFNDFGFALKVFDNVWRPNVFVWNIMIKGCVENYEALQAISCYCKMVDMNSRPNKFTYPMLFKACRLVQAVEEGLQIHAHVVKQQLSEDGHIRSAGIQMYASFGLVEEARRILLDNAASSDVVCWNAMIDGYMKCGDAEAAKELFDKHMPIKNVGSWNAMVSGFAKCGRLTDARAVFDEMIERDEISWSAMIDGYVQGGYHKEALEVFNEMQKEKIVSPRKFVLSSVLAACANVGALDQGKWIHGYIKKNSIQVDALLGTALVDMYAKCGRLDMAWEVFENVKQKEVSTWNAMIGGLAMHGRADDALDVFFKMQGNNLEPNGITFLNALSACAHGGFVDEGLTIFSSMKEMYGMEAEVEHYGCVVDMFGRAGLLEEAEQVINSMPIEPSAAVYGALLGACRIHGNVEMGERVGRILLELEPQNSGRYALLSNIYAKAGMWDDVAEVRKLMKERGVKTIPGISMVDIGGKVHEFKMGDGSHPQMKEVYLMLEKIIEKLETEGYSPNTSQVLFDIAEEEKETALRYHSEKLAIAFGVLNTKPGTTIRVVKNLRICEDCHSAIKLFSQSYNRDIIVRDRMRYHHFRNGRCSCKDFW